The Plasmodium knowlesi strain H genome assembly, contig: PKNH_00_83, whole genome shotgun sequence genome segment CTTTccctcccttccccttccttctctttcactcccttccccttccttctctttcactcccttccccttccttctctttcctttcctttcctttccttccttccccttctttccttcactccTTCAGacaaaacattccttttctcctttaaacgaaccctttccttcttagaCCCTTTTCCGAACaaaactttccttcccttcccttaagaaaacctccccttcccttaaggaaacctccccttcccttaaggaaaCCTCCCTTTCCCTTAGGGAAACCtacccttcccttaaggaaacctccccttcccttaaggaaacctccccttcccttaaggaaaCCTCCCTTTCCCTTAAACAACcctccccttcccttaaggaaaCCTTCCTTCGTTCGTCCGCGCCCCCTgaggaaaccttcttccctcGAGCATGGTGAAATGTTGAACTTTTTCTATTCTTACCTGTTTGCGTTTGAATTGCTTTATCTAACTCCTGTTTTAGGTTTTCCATGTTCAGAGGACTGGCACCTGGTGCGCCACCTCCATTACTTACAGCTGATCGAACAACTCTTTGCAATGTGCTCTCGGGTAATTTGTATTCGTCTTTTACTAAGATATCGGATAAGGAGGCGTCATTTGTATTACTTTTAGAGTTATTCAAATTCGTGAAAGTTACCATACTTTCTGCATTCTGCAGTCTCTGCTGCTGCAGTTTCGTCCGGTCCTCCCTTGAGTGTGTACAGACATGCGGCCAATAGCGCCACGGCATCTTGATCCCCCAGGGACCACTATTATTCTTAATTGCCTTTTCCCTATTTTGCAGTGTCCACTGTTTGATTTTATCACTAAGAATTGCTTTACCCAGGAGTAAAGCATTAAGGTCTACTCCTTCACACTTATTCAATTGGTTCTGGAGGTTCCTTGGGTCCTTGTTGAAATGGTCAATTAACT includes the following:
- a CDS encoding SICAvar, type I (fragment), which encodes RRHTTMASHSGGELLQKWLEKLKEGGKLEGSVDDAAENMKKDLVASWDELSRRLMEQESKDIGNFCESGVSWTERGSTPEGQFVQILCTTVAEIKYFMSGVERRRTEHSSRYDKPAVITALTDEEAYRRCIVGPVALSEIYGDHCKLREVIEKVQSGVEIKLIDHFNKDPRNLQNQLNKCEGVDLNALLLGKAILSDKIKQWTLQNREKAIKNNSGPWGIKMPWRYWPHVCTHSREDRTKLQQQRLQNAESMVTFTNLNNSKSNTNDASLSDILVKDEYKLPESTLQRVVRSAVSNGGGAPGASPLNMENLKQELDKAIQTQTGKNRKSSTFHHARGKKVSSGGADERRKVSLREGEGCLREREVSLREGEVSLREGEVSLREG